A genomic segment from Nitrospira lenta encodes:
- the glgC gene encoding glucose-1-phosphate adenylyltransferase has product MTSTPGNRVLAIIMAGGKGERLMPLTEQRSKPAVPFGGKYRIADFVLSNFLNSGIMSIYVLVQYRSQSLIEHLRRAWRIGGRIKQHFITVVPPQMKARGGWYEGTADAVYHNLNLIHDFAPDLVAVFGADHIYRMDINQMVRFHQEQQADVTVAALPVPLQAATGFGIIETDHDGRVTGFEEKPKQPKPMVQDPRHAFSSMGNYIFNRELLATVLEEDASKPGSHDFGRDIIPRLISSHRVMAYNFCDNSVPGIKPYEEPGYWRDVGTLDAYWQAHMDMLGAAPVLDLRNEAWPILSDTFDGPTASFARAMIEDSMVGQGSLVTDAKISRSVIGRNVHIEHGVEIEECVILDGARIGANARLRRVIADRYNVIPQSTHIGISLEADRKHYKTTKSGLVVLPRGQTLGKSASNIRISS; this is encoded by the coding sequence GTGACGAGCACACCAGGCAATCGCGTGCTGGCCATCATTATGGCCGGAGGCAAGGGCGAGCGGCTCATGCCGTTGACCGAGCAGCGGAGTAAGCCGGCCGTGCCGTTCGGCGGAAAGTATCGTATTGCGGATTTTGTCCTGAGTAACTTCTTGAACTCCGGGATCATGTCGATCTATGTGCTGGTGCAGTACCGCTCTCAATCGTTGATCGAACACTTGCGCCGAGCCTGGCGGATCGGCGGGCGCATCAAACAGCATTTCATCACCGTCGTCCCTCCGCAAATGAAGGCGCGGGGCGGGTGGTATGAAGGGACCGCCGATGCGGTCTATCACAATCTGAATCTGATTCATGATTTCGCGCCGGATCTGGTCGCGGTGTTTGGGGCCGACCATATCTATCGCATGGACATTAACCAGATGGTCCGCTTTCACCAAGAGCAACAGGCCGACGTCACCGTGGCGGCGTTGCCGGTGCCGCTGCAGGCGGCCACGGGGTTTGGAATCATCGAGACTGACCATGACGGGCGTGTCACGGGTTTTGAAGAGAAACCCAAGCAGCCGAAACCCATGGTGCAGGATCCCCGGCATGCGTTCTCCTCGATGGGGAATTACATTTTTAACCGCGAGTTGCTTGCCACCGTCTTGGAGGAGGACGCCTCGAAACCGGGGTCGCATGATTTTGGCCGAGACATTATTCCTCGCTTGATCTCAAGCCATCGCGTGATGGCCTACAATTTTTGCGACAACAGCGTGCCGGGGATCAAGCCGTATGAGGAACCAGGGTACTGGCGCGATGTCGGGACGCTGGACGCCTATTGGCAGGCGCATATGGATATGCTCGGGGCTGCGCCGGTGCTCGATCTTCGCAATGAGGCCTGGCCGATTCTCTCGGACACGTTCGATGGCCCGACAGCCAGTTTTGCCCGAGCGATGATCGAAGACTCTATGGTGGGGCAGGGGAGCCTGGTGACCGATGCGAAGATTTCCCGCTCGGTGATCGGCCGCAATGTCCATATCGAGCACGGAGTCGAGATTGAAGAATGTGTCATTCTGGACGGCGCGAGGATCGGGGCCAATGCCCGCCTCCGCCGAGTGATTGCCGACCGCTATAACGTGATTCCGCAATCGACGCACATCGGCATATCACTCGAAGCGGATCGGAAACACTACAAGACAACGAAATCAGGCCTGGTCGTGCTGCCCCGTGGCCAGACCCTCGGCAAGAGCGCATCCAATATCCGAATCTCTTCATAA
- a CDS encoding twin-arginine translocase TatA/TatE family subunit translates to MFGSFGIMELVLILFIVLIIFGAGKLPQLGEGVGKAIKGFKKSVHEADEIAAEPTAPQPTIPPRSEAASQTTIDAPAEPPGNGLQPPHT, encoded by the coding sequence ATGTTCGGTTCATTCGGCATCATGGAATTAGTCCTCATCCTCTTTATCGTTCTGATTATCTTCGGGGCGGGGAAGCTGCCGCAGCTGGGTGAAGGAGTTGGAAAGGCCATTAAGGGGTTTAAGAAGTCCGTCCATGAGGCAGACGAGATAGCCGCTGAGCCGACGGCACCGCAACCCACGATCCCTCCGAGGTCAGAAGCGGCCTCTCAAACGACTATCGACGCTCCGGCCGAACCACCTGGGAACGGCCTGCAGCCTCCACACACCTGA
- the treY gene encoding malto-oligosyltrehalose synthase — protein sequence MHQTVHPRIPVSTYRIQLNRTFTFRDVAAIVPYLHDLGITDLYCSPYFTAVPGSSHGYDIVDPTRLNADIGTEEDYRVMVDALQRHDMGQLMDVVPNHMGITRQLNRWWQDVLENGPSSPYASFFDIDWDPLKSELQDKVLLPILGDQYGLVLENQELQLVYEDGRFLIRYYDHSLPVAPKPSALILLHRLDSLIRETGPHSPHVMELESIITALRHLPTRQDREPALVAERYREKEIIKRRLATLVESSATVRTFLHENVRIVNGTKGQPRSFDLLDQVLNDQAYRLAYWRVAAEEINYRRFFDINELAAIRMEDPTVFEETHKLLFRLLKEGSVTGLRIDHVDGLYDPADYLNKLQSWAKKELTVASDVTERPLYVVVEKILGVNEQLPANWPVFGTTGYDFLGWLNALFVDRANERAFDALYRRMSRRVESFEELVYRCKQLIMQVSMASELAVLGHQLDRLSERDRRSRDFTLNSLTYAIQEIIACFPVYRTYTTGDTDGILDRDRVFIWQAVAHAKRRNPAVSGLVFNFVRDLLLQSSNHAESDCDERLKFVTRFQQTTSPVTAKSVEDTAFYRYHRFVSLNEVGSSPEQFGIAPSLVHHQWESRQELRSTSLSATSTHDTKRSEDVRARLNVLSEIPKQWKEHVLRWVKINRCHKTHVGGDTIPGCNEEYLLYQTVIGVWPLAPLDEPEYACFVERIQAYMNKAVKEAKEHTSWVSPNAEYEEGIRAFIAKSLDRSIPNEFLDDFLPFQQQVAQYGLYNSLSQTLLKMVAPGVPDVYQGTELWDFSLVDPDNRRPVDFSTRVRCLTEWTRASSADADRLARAQDLFARRQDGRIKLFLSADLLRFRRAHRELFAHGRYVPLAAGGEHADHLFAFARCQGEEMVLAIVPRLITAVVPDAQTPPFGEAVWRDTWLVVPVGQEGVRFRNILTGEVVKTVLRGNKQVLSVGEIFAHYPVACLEKVA from the coding sequence ATGCACCAAACCGTTCACCCAAGAATTCCCGTTTCAACCTACCGGATCCAACTCAACCGGACCTTCACGTTCCGCGATGTGGCGGCGATCGTCCCGTACCTGCACGACCTGGGGATTACGGATCTCTATTGTTCGCCCTATTTCACGGCCGTGCCGGGCAGTTCGCACGGCTATGACATCGTCGATCCCACCCGGTTGAATGCGGACATTGGAACGGAGGAAGACTACCGCGTGATGGTGGATGCGTTGCAGCGGCACGACATGGGCCAGCTGATGGATGTGGTGCCCAATCACATGGGGATCACGCGGCAGCTCAATCGCTGGTGGCAGGACGTGCTGGAAAACGGTCCGAGTTCTCCGTATGCGTCGTTTTTCGATATCGATTGGGATCCGCTCAAGTCTGAATTGCAGGACAAGGTGCTCTTGCCGATCCTCGGGGATCAGTATGGCCTGGTGTTGGAAAATCAGGAACTGCAACTGGTCTACGAGGATGGACGGTTTTTAATCCGATACTATGACCATTCTCTCCCGGTGGCCCCGAAACCGTCCGCCCTCATTCTCTTGCATCGGCTGGATTCGCTGATCCGTGAAACGGGTCCACACAGTCCGCATGTCATGGAATTGGAAAGTATCATCACGGCATTGCGGCATTTGCCCACTCGGCAGGACCGAGAGCCGGCGCTGGTGGCGGAGCGCTATCGTGAAAAGGAAATTATCAAGCGCCGCCTGGCCACGCTGGTTGAGAGCAGCGCGACGGTGCGAACGTTTCTCCATGAGAATGTCCGGATCGTCAACGGCACAAAAGGTCAGCCTCGAAGCTTTGATCTGCTGGATCAAGTCCTGAACGATCAGGCGTACCGGCTGGCGTATTGGCGGGTTGCGGCGGAGGAGATCAATTATCGCCGCTTCTTCGACATCAACGAGTTGGCCGCAATTCGTATGGAAGATCCCACGGTGTTTGAGGAGACTCACAAACTCTTGTTTCGCCTCCTTAAGGAAGGGTCGGTCACGGGCCTGCGCATCGATCATGTGGACGGGCTCTACGATCCGGCCGACTATCTGAATAAACTGCAGTCGTGGGCCAAGAAGGAACTGACCGTCGCATCGGATGTGACGGAGCGCCCGCTCTATGTGGTAGTCGAAAAGATTCTCGGCGTCAATGAGCAGCTGCCGGCGAATTGGCCGGTCTTCGGTACCACAGGCTACGACTTTCTCGGCTGGCTGAACGCGCTGTTCGTGGATCGCGCGAATGAGCGGGCGTTCGATGCCCTGTACAGGCGAATGTCCAGAAGGGTGGAATCATTTGAAGAACTCGTCTACCGGTGCAAGCAGCTCATCATGCAGGTGTCGATGGCCAGTGAACTCGCTGTGCTGGGCCATCAATTGGACCGGTTGTCTGAACGGGACCGGCGGTCACGGGACTTCACGCTCAATAGTTTGACCTACGCGATTCAGGAGATTATTGCCTGCTTCCCCGTCTATCGCACCTATACGACCGGCGACACCGACGGCATTCTTGACCGGGATCGCGTGTTCATCTGGCAAGCCGTGGCGCATGCCAAACGCCGGAACCCTGCGGTGAGCGGACTGGTCTTTAATTTCGTGCGCGATCTCTTGTTGCAATCCTCCAACCATGCCGAATCGGATTGCGACGAACGGTTGAAGTTTGTGACGCGCTTCCAGCAAACGACCAGCCCCGTGACGGCCAAGAGCGTGGAGGATACGGCCTTCTATCGCTATCACAGGTTTGTGTCTCTCAATGAAGTCGGATCCAGCCCCGAACAATTCGGTATCGCCCCCTCGCTCGTCCATCACCAATGGGAATCCCGGCAGGAGCTTCGCTCGACGTCGCTTTCGGCCACCTCGACCCACGATACGAAACGAAGCGAAGACGTTCGCGCGCGGCTCAATGTGCTGTCAGAGATCCCCAAGCAATGGAAAGAACATGTGCTGCGCTGGGTCAAGATCAACCGTTGCCACAAAACACACGTCGGAGGCGACACGATTCCCGGCTGCAACGAAGAGTATCTGCTGTATCAGACCGTGATCGGCGTGTGGCCGTTGGCGCCGCTGGATGAACCGGAGTATGCCTGCTTTGTCGAGCGCATCCAGGCGTACATGAATAAGGCCGTCAAAGAGGCGAAGGAGCACACGAGCTGGGTCAGTCCCAATGCGGAGTACGAGGAGGGCATTAGAGCCTTTATCGCCAAGTCGTTGGATCGATCGATTCCGAACGAATTTCTGGATGACTTCCTTCCATTTCAACAACAGGTGGCTCAATACGGCCTTTACAACTCCTTGTCACAGACCCTCCTCAAGATGGTGGCGCCGGGTGTGCCCGATGTGTATCAGGGGACTGAGCTGTGGGACTTCAGTCTGGTGGATCCGGACAACCGGCGGCCCGTTGATTTTTCCACCAGGGTTCGCTGCCTGACCGAATGGACTCGTGCGTCGTCCGCCGACGCCGATCGCCTTGCGCGGGCACAGGACCTCTTCGCGCGACGGCAGGACGGCAGGATTAAATTATTTCTGTCCGCTGACCTCCTGCGTTTTCGGCGTGCGCATCGTGAGTTGTTTGCGCACGGCCGCTATGTACCGCTGGCCGCCGGAGGAGAGCATGCCGATCATCTCTTCGCGTTTGCCCGCTGTCAGGGTGAGGAGATGGTGCTCGCGATTGTCCCCCGGTTGATCACCGCGGTCGTGCCGGATGCGCAGACGCCGCCGTTCGGCGAAGCCGTCTGGCGTGACACCTGGCTCGTCGTCCCGGTCGGGCAGGAGGGCGTCAGGTTTCGCAATATTCTGACCGGAGAGGTGGTCAAAACGGTGTTACGCGGGAATAAACAGGTGTTGTCCGTCGGAGAGATCTTTGCTCACTATCCGGTCGCCTGTCTGGAGAAAGTGGCCTGA
- a CDS encoding isoamylase early set domain-containing protein, with amino-acid sequence MKQPVRKKTPPGLPRRRAPAKQPVVFEYFDPAAKIVTVAGDFNQWNPAARVLKRDAGGLWKVTVRLEPGAYQYKFVVNGDRWEEDPLNLHRIYNDHATFNSIRKVGAPVAQLPERKG; translated from the coding sequence ATGAAGCAGCCAGTTCGAAAAAAGACGCCGCCTGGATTGCCCCGGCGGCGCGCGCCGGCCAAACAGCCTGTGGTTTTCGAATACTTCGATCCTGCGGCAAAGATTGTCACCGTGGCTGGAGATTTCAATCAGTGGAATCCAGCGGCGCGCGTGCTCAAGCGCGATGCCGGAGGATTATGGAAAGTCACCGTTCGCCTGGAGCCTGGCGCCTATCAGTACAAGTTTGTTGTGAACGGAGACCGATGGGAAGAGGACCCCTTGAATCTGCATCGCATCTATAACGACCACGCGACGTTTAATTCAATTCGGAAGGTGGGTGCGCCGGTTGCGCAGTTACCGGAGAGAAAAGGATAG
- a CDS encoding superoxide dismutase produces MKEYHAKAYDHLMRLPGFSEQSVTTHLTLYQGYVNNTNLLAEMMREQLTVGQCGTIEWAEMKRRFAWEFNGMRLHEYYFENLTGTATALDRQSQLYKKIEEDFNGYGLWEQGFKGTGGMRGIGWVILSYDVQTGRLFNVWLNEHDTGLLVDTLPLLVMDMFEHAYLPDYRLKRQEYVEAFFNVIDWGRVEKRLSDCLKSQLPIAGRDAA; encoded by the coding sequence ATGAAAGAATATCATGCGAAAGCGTATGACCATCTGATGCGCTTGCCCGGGTTCAGTGAGCAGTCCGTGACAACGCACCTGACTCTCTATCAGGGTTATGTCAACAACACGAACCTCCTCGCCGAAATGATGCGTGAGCAATTAACGGTCGGACAATGCGGGACGATCGAATGGGCGGAAATGAAACGGCGCTTCGCCTGGGAGTTCAACGGCATGCGCCTGCATGAGTATTATTTCGAGAACCTCACCGGCACAGCCACGGCGCTGGACCGGCAATCGCAGCTCTACAAGAAAATCGAAGAAGACTTTAACGGCTATGGCCTCTGGGAACAGGGGTTTAAGGGGACCGGCGGCATGCGTGGGATTGGCTGGGTCATCCTGTCCTATGACGTGCAGACCGGGAGACTTTTCAATGTCTGGCTCAATGAGCACGATACCGGTTTGTTGGTCGATACCCTTCCGTTGTTGGTCATGGATATGTTCGAGCATGCCTACCTTCCGGACTACCGGCTGAAACGGCAGGAATATGTGGAAGCCTTCTTCAACGTGATCGATTGGGGACGAGTCGAAAAGCGGTTGTCGGATTGCCTGAAGTCTCAGCTTCCTATCGCGGGCAGGGATGCGGCGTAA
- a CDS encoding TetR/AcrR family transcriptional regulator — MMIPAQEEVALSRVARRKVETNRRLLKVARQLFSEKGIYWAKVEDITELADLGKGTFYKYFESKEAIIRVLLEEGLSELAAETDAAVRRASSPAKILSAAITTRVDFFLRHPDYLLLFHQVRGMLQLQVDAAKGLLEVYDAHLRWLAKAVRPAVEGTEASTARDLATAIAAYTSGLLTYHVLFEGAEGVRRRRDSLVHAIEQSVKALIKSGSGRSISLKRGK, encoded by the coding sequence ATGATGATACCAGCGCAGGAAGAGGTCGCACTTTCCCGAGTCGCCAGGCGGAAGGTGGAAACCAATCGCCGCCTGCTCAAAGTTGCGCGACAGCTCTTTTCGGAAAAGGGAATTTATTGGGCCAAGGTCGAAGATATTACGGAATTGGCGGATCTGGGGAAAGGCACCTTCTACAAATATTTCGAATCGAAAGAGGCGATCATTCGGGTCTTGCTGGAAGAAGGACTTAGCGAGCTGGCGGCGGAAACTGACGCCGCGGTGCGCCGGGCCTCATCTCCGGCAAAGATCCTCTCGGCGGCGATTACCACGCGCGTGGATTTCTTTCTCCGGCATCCCGATTATTTGCTGTTGTTTCACCAGGTGCGGGGAATGTTGCAACTGCAAGTCGATGCGGCGAAGGGTTTATTGGAGGTGTACGACGCCCATCTCCGCTGGCTTGCGAAGGCCGTGCGTCCGGCGGTGGAAGGAACCGAGGCGAGCACGGCGAGAGACCTAGCGACGGCGATTGCAGCCTATACATCAGGACTCTTGACCTATCATGTGCTGTTCGAGGGCGCTGAAGGCGTCCGGCGGCGGCGAGACAGTTTGGTTCATGCCATTGAGCAGAGTGTAAAGGCTTTGATCAAGAGCGGCAGCGGACGCTCGATCTCTCTGAAGCGGGGTAAGTAA
- a CDS encoding sugar phosphate nucleotidyltransferase gives MMQTYTKSMQGNTRTASPLWSIVLAGGEGKRLAPVIKQWLGEEKPKQYCTFTGTRSMLQHTVDRADCLAAPEQRVTVVGAHHEAEAVRQLDSRGGKLVLQPANRDTAAGIYLPLTYVRAMDPDATVVIYPSDHFIYPEGVFIDAVRHAALAADLMDDRLMLLGIRPDAKEFEYGHIKLDQRVADYGPHSVWTVDQFLEKPDPRTAGSLGEEVLWNTMIIVAKVDMLWKLGEKTLPSMMRLFETFQPAIGTSRELQVLGRLYERMPVRNFSSDVLERAPSHVAAFEVRDVAWNDWGRAERITESLRGIGKVPVFSAELTGVA, from the coding sequence ATGATGCAGACATACACGAAATCGATGCAAGGGAACACGCGCACGGCTTCTCCGCTCTGGTCGATTGTACTGGCAGGAGGAGAAGGAAAACGATTGGCACCAGTCATCAAGCAGTGGCTGGGTGAAGAAAAACCTAAACAGTACTGTACCTTCACCGGAACGCGATCCATGTTGCAACATACGGTGGATCGCGCCGACTGCCTGGCCGCGCCTGAACAACGGGTGACGGTCGTGGGCGCGCATCATGAGGCAGAGGCGGTCAGGCAGTTGGACTCGCGCGGCGGCAAACTCGTTCTTCAGCCGGCCAATCGCGATACAGCGGCCGGGATCTATTTACCCCTCACCTATGTGCGGGCCATGGATCCCGACGCGACGGTGGTCATCTATCCTTCCGATCATTTCATCTACCCTGAAGGCGTCTTTATCGACGCGGTCCGTCATGCGGCGTTGGCTGCCGACCTCATGGACGACCGGCTGATGCTTCTCGGGATCAGGCCGGACGCCAAAGAGTTTGAGTATGGCCATATAAAGCTGGATCAACGGGTCGCTGATTATGGACCCCATTCGGTGTGGACGGTGGACCAATTTCTGGAGAAACCGGATCCCCGGACCGCCGGATCCCTTGGAGAAGAGGTCTTGTGGAACACGATGATCATCGTGGCAAAGGTGGATATGCTCTGGAAGTTGGGGGAGAAAACCCTGCCGTCGATGATGCGATTGTTTGAAACCTTTCAACCGGCCATTGGAACGTCGCGCGAGCTTCAAGTCCTGGGCCGGCTGTATGAGCGCATGCCGGTGCGCAATTTCTCATCGGATGTGCTGGAACGAGCGCCCTCGCATGTGGCCGCCTTTGAAGTGAGAGATGTGGCCTGGAATGACTGGGGCCGGGCGGAGAGGATCACCGAGAGTTTGCGCGGGATCGGAAAGGTTCCGGTGTTCTCCGCGGAATTGACGGGGGTTGCATAA
- a CDS encoding superoxide dismutase, with protein MYRVKKFDDLKGLRDFSNQLLQNHLALYQGYVKNTNQLAAHLIHLVKLGKADTMEYAEMKRRFGWEFNGMRLHELYFENLTKRPVPLRKESPLYEKVWQEFGDYSTWERGFRSVGGMRGIGWVVLTRDPETGRLFNVWLDEHDAGFLVGSTPLLVMDVFEHAYLQEFGMNRTAYVQAFMRAIAWPVVERRFEAALPPPRPATAVIKRRAS; from the coding sequence ATGTACCGTGTGAAGAAGTTTGATGATCTCAAAGGGTTGCGTGATTTCAGCAATCAGCTGCTGCAAAACCATCTCGCGCTGTACCAGGGGTACGTCAAGAACACGAATCAGTTGGCCGCGCACCTGATCCATCTGGTGAAGCTTGGAAAAGCCGACACGATGGAATATGCGGAGATGAAGCGCCGCTTCGGTTGGGAGTTCAACGGCATGCGTCTCCATGAACTCTATTTCGAGAATCTGACGAAGCGCCCGGTTCCACTCAGGAAAGAATCCCCGCTCTACGAAAAGGTGTGGCAAGAATTCGGGGACTACTCCACCTGGGAGCGTGGGTTCAGGAGTGTCGGCGGCATGCGCGGGATCGGATGGGTGGTCCTCACGCGAGATCCAGAGACCGGTCGCCTGTTCAATGTCTGGCTGGATGAGCACGATGCCGGATTTCTCGTTGGGTCGACCCCGTTGCTGGTCATGGATGTGTTCGAACACGCGTACTTGCAGGAATTCGGAATGAACCGCACGGCCTATGTCCAGGCCTTTATGCGGGCGATTGCCTGGCCGGTGGTCGAACGGCGCTTCGAGGCGGCACTCCCTCCGCCTCGCCCGGCGACGGCGGTGATCAAAAGGAGGGCCTCATGA